In a single window of the Orbaceae bacterium lpD04 genome:
- a CDS encoding glycosyltransferase family 2 protein — protein MIELSVLIVAKNEQQNIADCIKSCQFAKEIIVIDDYSTDDTTQIATELGAKVIQRALAGDWGGQQTFAIEQASYDWIFLIDADERVSAELAKQIEHVVKSNKQIAYWIQRQNKFRHNKATHGILRPDFVCRLMPKQGTYVEGYVHQQIVTPYPSQKLTGYLYHYTYDNWEQYFNKFNKYTTLSAEKYKKNHKKCHFFKDIILRPLWAFIKVYFIQGGFLDGKIGWILSVNHYFYTMNKYVKLYYLYKSDGKL, from the coding sequence ATGATTGAATTATCAGTACTTATCGTTGCTAAAAACGAACAACAAAATATTGCCGACTGTATTAAAAGTTGCCAATTTGCCAAAGAAATCATTGTTATTGATGATTACAGCACCGATGATACCACTCAAATAGCGACAGAACTTGGCGCTAAAGTGATTCAGCGTGCGCTCGCTGGCGATTGGGGCGGCCAACAAACCTTTGCTATTGAGCAAGCAAGCTATGATTGGATTTTTTTAATTGATGCAGATGAACGTGTTTCGGCGGAATTGGCCAAGCAAATTGAGCATGTCGTTAAATCTAATAAACAAATTGCTTACTGGATACAAAGGCAAAATAAATTTCGCCATAATAAAGCAACCCATGGCATATTAAGGCCTGATTTTGTTTGTCGCCTAATGCCGAAACAAGGCACTTATGTCGAGGGTTATGTCCACCAGCAAATCGTCACACCCTACCCAAGTCAAAAGTTAACTGGCTATTTATATCACTACACTTATGATAATTGGGAACAATACTTTAATAAATTTAATAAATACACCACACTATCTGCTGAAAAATATAAGAAAAACCATAAAAAATGCCATTTCTTTAAAGATATTATCTTAAGGCCACTTTGGGCCTTTATCAAAGTCTACTTTATTCAAGGTGGATTTTTAGATGGTAAAATAGGTTGGATCTTATCGGTTAATCACTATTTTTATACCATGAATAAATATGTAAAACTTTATTATTTATATAAATCAGATGGTAAGCTTTAA